A part of Fimbriiglobus ruber genomic DNA contains:
- a CDS encoding immunity 70 family protein: MAVGFRVGSIVDEIGTHDFLHAFFSTISYHLEPNGWGNRFPELMNELYKGKLDSLKADKVLADVAAIRQELKNRRPDEVIWNIENLTAQPPWGNNISPDITDLSNYFVTSTGRDIFDVLEECLKSLKRKSGSLTIESY; the protein is encoded by the coding sequence ATGGCTGTTGGTTTTAGAGTGGGAAGCATTGTGGATGAGATAGGAACACATGACTTCCTTCATGCTTTTTTTTCGACCATAAGCTACCATCTAGAACCAAATGGATGGGGCAATCGGTTTCCTGAGTTGATGAACGAATTGTATAAGGGAAAGCTTGATTCACTTAAAGCCGACAAGGTTCTGGCTGATGTTGCGGCGATTAGACAAGAATTAAAAAATCGCCGACCAGATGAGGTCATATGGAACATTGAAAATTTGACTGCCCAACCTCCTTGGGGCAATAATATTAGTCCTGATATTACTGATTTATCCAATTACTTTGTAACAAGTACAGGAAGAGACATATTTGACGTGTTAGAAGAATGTCTCAAATCGCTTAAACGAAAGAGTGGCAGTCTGACGATTGAAAGTTATTAA
- a CDS encoding glycosyltransferase: protein MPDLDPECAAPLASDSPDGHPRPAETPSGMTPDPVPGTRPVRVMVVSLLFNWPSTGGGNVHTAELTKYLAAAGYDVRHLYARFEPWGIGRVTDPTPYPAEAIEFSPSNWTAPEILARFRQAIDQIDPDWVILTDSWNLKPLMAEVAGGRPYILRLQALECLCPLNNVRLVPDDGGRLVQCTRHQLATPGECRRCVRSKDYFSGELHRAERELSGVGTAGYQTALFRAFEQARAVLVVNPLTAAMIEPYARDVRVVTSGMDPDRFPWPFPAERLPAGTPGVVRILFAGLTDEWTKGFHVLRDACAKLWRVRQDFELVVTGEALPEKADAFARYIGWQSQTDLPVWIAGVDVIAVPAVAQEALGRTAVEAMAAGRPVVASRLGGLPYTVLDGATGLLYTPGDATDLAAKLTQLLDDPDLRARLGTAGRRRFEEHYAWPVVIDTHYRPLLGPAHKPAERPVAEIIQPSESPSTDSAPLPKIGCVLAVRERPADQIERTLQTYRWQTYQPSDRVLLDFGSSPMRAAAYRDLCGRYGWRYLSTDPVPARWNSSTAYNLAVAALNDDVEVVFKSDADVLLSPNVLATAARFGRTAFCQFQYITVPRDTPCPANFNDPTELRTLFKATGKERASVGQGLFSCPVAWFHRVGGFDLNYRVWGYEDNDLRARAERSGPVIEVGWRDALLLHQWHQPSPDAGPAVENRLYFEYMREAGSFVRNDGRPHPPGFTVRVADGPQTSRPAPDKRWTVVVATRSTSDDLYQLSGEFLRFDTGGPTHRVRITGADATEYFRQLAALDANWVVNVAEDAFLLDPPGLMDLICRMDAGGYAACGVPDGGVIPGHRHNPVACSALFNVFDLRRVGPVWADWDRVRNLRHRPEFERAVAPFANRTAFQFDNFWPYYGVFFSLLEAGEKILYLDAAGWQDGLGTIVHNADGRELLLRIDSDRPDTSDVAIHRRGEATEYARQCQARRVVFPRRAYQWLA from the coding sequence ATGCCCGATCTCGACCCCGAATGTGCCGCCCCGCTCGCCTCCGATTCCCCCGACGGGCATCCCCGGCCGGCCGAGACTCCGAGCGGCATGACGCCCGACCCAGTTCCGGGAACCCGGCCGGTTCGCGTTATGGTCGTGAGCTTGCTTTTCAACTGGCCGAGCACCGGCGGAGGCAACGTCCACACGGCCGAGCTGACGAAATACCTGGCCGCCGCCGGGTACGACGTGCGACACCTGTACGCCCGCTTTGAACCCTGGGGCATCGGGCGGGTAACGGATCCAACGCCATACCCGGCCGAGGCGATCGAGTTCTCCCCGTCGAACTGGACGGCACCTGAAATCCTCGCCCGATTCCGTCAGGCGATCGACCAGATCGACCCCGACTGGGTTATCCTGACGGATTCGTGGAACCTCAAGCCGCTCATGGCCGAGGTCGCCGGCGGCCGCCCTTACATCCTCCGGCTCCAGGCCCTGGAATGTCTGTGCCCCTTAAACAACGTCCGCCTCGTCCCCGACGACGGCGGCCGTCTGGTCCAATGCACCCGACACCAGCTGGCGACCCCCGGCGAATGCCGGCGGTGCGTCCGGTCCAAAGACTATTTCTCAGGCGAACTCCACCGGGCGGAGCGGGAATTGAGTGGCGTCGGGACGGCCGGTTACCAGACGGCCCTGTTCCGGGCATTTGAACAAGCTCGTGCCGTACTGGTCGTCAACCCGCTGACCGCGGCCATGATCGAGCCTTACGCCCGGGACGTTCGGGTCGTGACGTCGGGCATGGACCCGGACCGTTTCCCGTGGCCGTTCCCCGCCGAAAGGCTGCCGGCCGGCACCCCGGGGGTGGTCCGTATCTTGTTCGCCGGGCTGACCGATGAGTGGACGAAAGGATTCCACGTCCTGCGCGACGCGTGCGCGAAGCTGTGGCGGGTTCGCCAGGACTTTGAACTCGTGGTGACCGGCGAGGCGCTTCCCGAGAAAGCCGACGCGTTCGCCCGGTATATCGGGTGGCAGTCCCAGACGGACCTGCCCGTCTGGATAGCCGGGGTCGATGTCATCGCCGTCCCGGCGGTGGCCCAGGAAGCCCTCGGGCGAACGGCGGTCGAGGCGATGGCTGCAGGCCGTCCGGTAGTAGCCAGTCGGTTGGGAGGACTCCCGTATACCGTTCTCGACGGGGCGACGGGACTACTTTACACGCCCGGAGACGCGACCGACCTGGCAGCCAAGCTCACCCAACTACTCGACGACCCAGATTTGCGGGCCAGACTTGGGACGGCCGGGCGACGACGGTTCGAGGAACATTATGCCTGGCCGGTCGTCATCGACACACATTACCGCCCCTTACTCGGACCGGCCCACAAGCCAGCCGAAAGGCCAGTCGCGGAAATTATTCAGCCATCCGAATCGCCTTCCACCGATTCCGCACCCCTTCCGAAAATCGGCTGCGTGCTGGCCGTCCGCGAGCGTCCGGCCGACCAGATCGAGCGAACGCTCCAGACATACCGGTGGCAGACTTACCAGCCGTCCGACCGGGTGCTACTCGATTTCGGCAGTTCGCCCATGCGGGCGGCGGCGTACCGCGATCTGTGCGGGCGGTACGGCTGGCGATATCTGAGTACCGATCCCGTGCCGGCCCGCTGGAATTCCTCGACCGCCTACAACCTGGCCGTCGCGGCCCTGAACGACGACGTCGAGGTCGTTTTTAAAAGTGACGCCGACGTACTGCTTAGCCCCAACGTGCTGGCCACCGCCGCCCGCTTCGGTCGGACCGCTTTCTGCCAATTCCAGTACATAACCGTGCCACGCGACACCCCCTGCCCCGCCAACTTTAACGACCCGACCGAGCTACGGACGCTGTTTAAAGCGACTGGCAAGGAGCGGGCGAGCGTCGGTCAGGGGCTGTTCTCGTGCCCGGTCGCGTGGTTCCACCGGGTCGGCGGGTTCGACTTGAATTACCGCGTCTGGGGATACGAGGATAACGACCTGCGGGCTCGGGCCGAACGGAGCGGGCCGGTGATCGAAGTCGGCTGGCGCGACGCCCTCCTCCTGCACCAGTGGCACCAGCCGTCGCCCGACGCCGGGCCCGCTGTCGAAAACCGTCTGTATTTTGAATACATGCGCGAGGCCGGGTCGTTCGTCCGGAACGACGGCCGCCCCCACCCTCCCGGCTTCACCGTAAGGGTCGCCGACGGCCCACAGACCTCACGTCCCGCGCCGGATAAACGATGGACGGTCGTGGTCGCGACCCGGTCGACGAGCGACGACCTGTATCAGCTCTCGGGCGAGTTCCTCCGGTTCGATACTGGCGGGCCGACCCATCGGGTCCGCATTACAGGTGCCGACGCGACTGAATACTTCCGCCAGTTGGCCGCGTTGGACGCCAATTGGGTTGTCAATGTCGCCGAAGACGCATTCCTCCTCGACCCACCTGGTCTAATGGATCTGATTTGCCGAATGGACGCCGGAGGGTATGCGGCTTGTGGGGTGCCCGACGGTGGAGTGATTCCCGGGCACCGCCACAATCCTGTAGCGTGCAGTGCGCTTTTCAACGTGTTCGACCTCCGGCGCGTCGGGCCGGTGTGGGCCGATTGGGATCGCGTTCGGAATCTTCGGCACCGGCCGGAATTCGAGAGAGCGGTCGCCCCGTTCGCCAACCGGACGGCGTTTCAATTCGACAACTTCTGGCCTTATTACGGCGTGTTTTTCTCGCTGTTAGAGGCCGGCGAAAAGATCCTCTATCTCGATGCGGCGGGCTGGCAGGACGGGCTCGGGACCATCGTTCACAACGCCGACGGCCGGGAACTGTTATTGCGTATCGACTCCGACAGACCCGACACCTCCGACGTCGCAATACACCGTCGGGGTGAGGCAACCGAATACGCCCGTCAATGTCAGGCGCGCCGGGTCGTCTTCCCCCGACGCGCTTATCAGTGGCTCGCGTAG
- a CDS encoding RHS repeat domain-containing protein: MGSTDELLDDTGSVLAQYEYRAFGLVTKTMGPAIAPFPWNGDLGYRWDPDVNLYFLRSRYYDPAAIRFLSEDPAGFDGGDTNLYRYAANDPVNNNDPTGKWLVIQTKDYKKWKDAGASMIELIPLDFFRSVVVARRTTDTHDAIAQAVRNLGFDEHDVQATMNALYGGDLKRAIDPSGDLEKHPLGNGNIEVHLLDKPVPYKKYKLERPLIFNQEALAEAYKYFDDNGVFKWSSYTDPQGKKAATFRVGDIEHRWYAGNDNPEVVNILLESLNRTPQATADQADVNAIKKFVDKHQAALQERFNQFSTTERIIKAMKYGAEDLPTELKHRVLETLNDPVFKVFATGYVVSHVAGFGEAADAFFLLLLLVKLAQDVAPTFENAVGFVDLAVNAKNEDDLKKSGQLFAKLLVTILEDVAAANGIGKLRERVGDKFEFPKLLPRKGTPSPNAPKSGQFRDAAGRLRNADGTFADDPLVAAAKEEAAAAKEAAARVSGERPSWRQSEIDVGKQLEGQGFEGQKSFLNGKEVPYGTKGSSRPEYYKPGTSVEVKNYEVTSAEGRNNLVKNVTDQAKERLGNLPSGTAQKVVLDVRGQKVSREVLDTLVEDIVKQSNGTLKNENITILR, from the coding sequence ATGGGGTCGACCGACGAACTCCTCGACGACACCGGGTCGGTACTCGCCCAGTACGAGTACCGGGCGTTCGGACTGGTCACCAAGACGATGGGGCCGGCGATTGCTCCGTTCCCGTGGAACGGGGATCTGGGGTACCGGTGGGACCCGGACGTCAACCTGTACTTCCTGCGGTCCCGGTACTACGACCCGGCGGCCATCCGATTCCTGTCCGAGGACCCGGCCGGGTTCGACGGCGGCGACACCAACCTGTATCGGTACGCGGCCAACGACCCGGTCAACAACAACGACCCGACCGGCAAGTGGTTGGTCATCCAGACCAAAGATTACAAGAAATGGAAAGATGCCGGCGCATCTATGATTGAGCTGATTCCGCTTGACTTCTTTCGATCTGTGGTGGTTGCCCGACGAACGACCGATACCCATGATGCGATCGCCCAAGCTGTCCGCAACCTCGGGTTTGACGAACACGATGTCCAGGCCACAATGAATGCTTTGTATGGCGGCGATCTTAAGCGTGCGATTGATCCGTCCGGGGATCTCGAGAAGCATCCCCTCGGCAACGGTAACATCGAAGTTCACCTCCTGGACAAGCCGGTTCCTTACAAGAAGTATAAATTAGAACGGCCACTCATTTTTAATCAAGAAGCGCTAGCCGAAGCGTACAAATACTTCGACGACAATGGAGTGTTTAAGTGGTCTTCTTACACGGATCCGCAAGGCAAGAAGGCAGCGACGTTTAGAGTAGGCGATATCGAGCATCGGTGGTACGCGGGGAACGACAATCCGGAAGTGGTGAATATTTTATTGGAGTCTTTAAATCGAACACCTCAAGCTACTGCCGACCAAGCCGACGTCAACGCAATAAAGAAATTTGTTGACAAGCACCAGGCTGCACTGCAGGAAAGGTTCAACCAGTTCAGCACAACTGAGCGTATAATTAAAGCGATGAAGTACGGGGCCGAGGACCTGCCGACTGAATTGAAACATCGCGTTCTTGAAACCTTAAACGATCCTGTATTTAAAGTTTTTGCCACGGGCTATGTTGTGTCTCATGTCGCCGGCTTCGGTGAGGCAGCCGATGCCTTCTTTCTACTTCTTCTTTTAGTGAAACTTGCTCAAGATGTCGCCCCTACGTTCGAGAACGCCGTGGGATTTGTGGACTTGGCGGTGAACGCGAAAAATGAAGACGACCTCAAAAAATCTGGGCAGTTGTTCGCCAAGCTATTGGTCACTATCCTAGAGGATGTAGCGGCGGCGAATGGTATCGGGAAACTCAGAGAAAGGGTGGGCGACAAATTTGAGTTTCCGAAACTGTTGCCGAGAAAAGGTACGCCTTCGCCAAATGCTCCAAAGAGCGGACAGTTTCGAGATGCAGCGGGTCGCTTACGAAATGCTGATGGGACGTTCGCAGATGACCCACTCGTAGCAGCTGCGAAAGAAGAAGCGGCGGCCGCGAAAGAGGCGGCGGCAAGAGTCTCTGGAGAGAGACCAAGTTGGCGACAGTCTGAAATAGATGTTGGAAAACAATTGGAAGGCCAAGGATTTGAGGGACAAAAGTCCTTTTTGAACGGAAAGGAGGTGCCCTATGGCACGAAAGGAAGTTCTCGTCCAGAGTATTACAAACCTGGAACGAGCGTCGAGGTAAAGAACTACGAAGTGACAAGCGCGGAGGGAAGAAATAACCTTGTCAAGAACGTCACGGACCAAGCTAAAGAAAGACTAGGCAATCTTCCATCTGGCACCGCACAAAAGGTTGTACTCGACGTGCGAGGCCAAAAGGTATCGCGGGAGGTTTTGGATACACTAGTTGAAGATATTGTAAAACAATCGAATGGTACGTTAAAGAATGAAAACATCACAATACTTCGATAA
- a CDS encoding RHS repeat protein, with product MTIDPLGARTTLGNDPVGNVITRTDPLGRVTTMTYDETDEAVATTDPLNEISQTTYDLAGQVIARTDPLGRVSKTAFDPVGRVVVQANPLDQRTTTAYDPAGRPTAVIDPMARVTTTMYDLVGRPNVVMNPLYQRTTTVYDAAGQKIASIDPLDRITTTAYDGAGRVQATANPLGQRTTTVYDVAGQAIQSVDPLLRTSVTAYDLAGRVQATANPLGKTTTTVYDIAGEKIASIDPLLRVTSTLYDGAGRPNVLINPLNQATVTRYDAAGEKIASIDPLGRVTSTTYDLAGRPNAVINPLWQRTTTVYDAAGEVVQSIDPLNRVSATAYDLAGRVSATANPLNQRTTTLYNAAGQVRGVVDPLNRITTTLYDPVGRPNVTINPLNQATTTLYDAAGQARAKVDPLNRITTTVYDLAGRVLATANPLNQRTTTVYDVAGQAIQSVDPLLRTSATGYDGAGRVQATANPLGQTTTTVYDAAGQKIASVDPLLRATATAYDLAGRVAVTANPLNQRVTTVYDAAGQAIRSVDPLNRITTTAYDLASRPIAAVNPLNQRTTALYDAAGQKTAGVDPLLRVTTTAYDLAGRVVAKGNPLNQRVTTVYDAAGQAIQSVDPLLRTSATAYDLAGRVIATANPLNQRTTTVYDVAGQAIRNVDPLLRITTTAYDGAARPNVKANPLGQRTTTVYDVAGQAIRSVDPLNRITTTGYDGAGRPNALINPLDQQTATVYDAAGQKIASIDPLNRITTTGYDLAGRVQVTANPMDQQTATVYDAAGQKIASVDPLLRVTTTAYDLAGRAVATANPLNQRTTTVYDVAGQAIRSVDPLLRITTTAYDGAGRPNVKANPLNQRTTTVYDVAGQVVRSVDPSTGSPPPPTTGPAGRTRSSIRSASRRPPCTTRRARRSGASIHSTGSPPPSTTSPVGFSRRPTRSTSGRPPSTTPPGRPRQKSTRCCGSPRWSTTWRAAFWPWATR from the coding sequence GTGACGATCGACCCGCTCGGCGCCCGGACGACGCTCGGGAACGACCCGGTCGGGAACGTGATCACCCGCACCGACCCGCTCGGCCGGGTGACGACGATGACCTACGACGAGACCGACGAAGCCGTCGCGACGACCGACCCTCTGAACGAAATCTCACAGACCACTTACGACCTGGCCGGACAGGTGATCGCCCGCACCGACCCGCTCGGCCGCGTATCGAAGACGGCGTTCGACCCGGTCGGCCGCGTCGTCGTCCAGGCGAACCCGCTCGACCAGCGGACCACGACGGCGTACGACCCCGCCGGCCGACCGACGGCCGTCATCGACCCGATGGCGCGGGTGACGACCACGATGTACGACCTCGTCGGGCGGCCGAACGTTGTCATGAATCCGTTGTACCAGCGGACGACAACCGTTTACGACGCGGCCGGGCAGAAGATCGCCAGCATCGACCCGCTCGACCGCATCACCACGACCGCCTACGACGGGGCCGGCCGCGTCCAGGCCACGGCCAACCCGCTCGGCCAGCGGACCACCACCGTCTACGACGTCGCCGGGCAAGCCATCCAGAGCGTCGACCCGCTCCTCCGCACGTCGGTCACCGCGTACGATCTGGCTGGACGGGTCCAGGCCACGGCCAACCCGCTCGGCAAGACGACAACGACGGTCTACGATATCGCCGGGGAGAAGATCGCCAGCATCGATCCCCTTCTTCGGGTCACGTCCACCCTGTACGACGGGGCCGGGCGGCCGAACGTCCTCATCAACCCGCTCAATCAGGCAACGGTCACACGGTACGACGCGGCCGGGGAGAAGATCGCCAGCATCGATCCGCTCGGCCGGGTCACGTCCACGACGTACGACCTCGCCGGGCGGCCGAACGCGGTCATCAACCCGCTCTGGCAGCGGACCACGACCGTCTACGACGCCGCCGGCGAGGTCGTCCAGAGCATCGACCCCCTCAACCGGGTGTCGGCCACCGCGTACGACCTGGCCGGACGGGTGAGCGCGACCGCCAACCCGCTCAACCAACGGACGACCACCCTTTATAACGCGGCCGGCCAGGTCCGCGGGGTGGTCGACCCGCTGAACCGGATCACCACCACCCTGTACGACCCCGTCGGCCGCCCGAACGTCACCATCAACCCACTCAATCAGGCAACGACCACGCTGTACGACGCCGCCGGGCAGGCCCGGGCCAAGGTCGATCCGCTCAACCGGATCACCACGACCGTCTACGACCTGGCCGGACGGGTACTCGCCACTGCCAACCCGCTGAACCAGCGGACGACCACCGTCTACGACGTCGCCGGGCAGGCGATCCAGAGCGTCGACCCGCTCCTCCGGACGTCGGCCACCGGGTACGACGGGGCCGGCCGGGTCCAGGCCACCGCCAACCCGCTCGGCCAGACGACGACGACGGTCTACGACGCGGCCGGGCAGAAGATCGCCAGTGTCGACCCGCTCCTCCGCGCTACCGCGACTGCCTACGACCTCGCCGGCCGGGTGGCCGTGACCGCCAACCCGCTGAACCAGCGCGTCACCACCGTGTACGACGCCGCCGGCCAGGCGATTCGCAGCGTCGACCCGCTGAACCGGATCACGACCACCGCCTACGACCTCGCCAGCCGACCGATCGCCGCCGTCAACCCGCTGAACCAGCGGACGACGGCCCTCTACGACGCGGCCGGCCAGAAGACGGCTGGCGTCGACCCGCTCCTCCGCGTCACCACCACCGCCTACGATCTCGCCGGCCGGGTGGTGGCCAAAGGCAACCCGCTCAACCAGCGCGTCACCACGGTCTACGACGCCGCCGGCCAGGCCATCCAGAGCGTCGATCCGCTCCTCCGAACGTCGGCCACCGCCTACGACCTCGCCGGCCGGGTGATCGCGACCGCGAACCCGCTGAACCAGCGGACGACGACTGTGTACGACGTCGCCGGCCAGGCCATCCGCAACGTCGACCCGCTCCTCCGCATCACCACCACCGCCTACGACGGGGCCGCCCGGCCGAACGTTAAAGCCAACCCGCTCGGCCAGCGGACGACGACCGTGTACGACGTCGCCGGCCAAGCGATTCGGAGCGTCGACCCGCTCAACCGGATCACCACCACCGGGTACGACGGGGCCGGCCGGCCGAATGCCCTCATCAATCCGCTCGACCAGCAGACGGCCACCGTGTACGACGCGGCCGGACAGAAGATCGCCAGCATCGACCCGCTCAACCGGATTACCACCACCGGCTACGACCTCGCCGGGCGGGTCCAGGTCACGGCCAACCCGATGGATCAGCAGACGGCCACCGTGTACGACGCCGCCGGGCAGAAGATCGCCAGCGTCGATCCGCTCCTTCGCGTCACCACCACCGCGTACGATCTCGCGGGCCGGGCGGTTGCGACCGCGAACCCGCTGAACCAACGGACGACGACCGTCTACGACGTCGCCGGCCAGGCCATCCGCAGCGTCGACCCGCTCCTCCGCATCACCACCACCGCCTACGACGGGGCCGGCCGGCCGAACGTTAAGGCCAACCCGCTGAACCAACGGACGACGACCGTCTACGACGTCGCCGGCCAGGTCGTCCGCAGCGTCGACCCCTCAACCGGATCACCACCACCGCCTACGACGGGGCCGGCCGGCCGAACGCGATCATCAATCCGCTCGGCCAGCAGACGGCCACCGTGTACGACGCGGCGGGCGAGAAGATCCGGAGCGTCGATCCACTCAACCGGATCACCACCACCGTCTACGACCTCGCCGGTCGGGTTCTCGCGACGGCCAACCCGCTCAACCAGCGGACGACCACCGTCTACGACGCCGCCGGGCAGGCCCAGGCAAAAGTCGACCCGCTGCTGCGGATCACCACGATGGTCTACGACCTGGCGGGCCGCGTTCTGGCCGTGGGCAACCCGCTGA
- a CDS encoding RHS repeat protein has product MYDAAGQKIASVDPLLRITTTAYDGAARPNVKANPLWQRTTTVYDVASQKVAAVDPLNRVSTNVYDPAGRTIATGNPLNQRTTTVYDAAGQTLATVNPLAYRTTYAYDLGRRKQRMTNARGTSPPSSTTRPARTSGRSTRSNRRRRTGTTWPAGRP; this is encoded by the coding sequence GTGTACGACGCGGCCGGGCAGAAGATCGCCAGTGTCGACCCGCTCCTCCGCATCACCACGACCGCGTACGACGGGGCCGCCCGGCCGAACGTTAAGGCCAACCCGCTCTGGCAGCGGACGACGACTGTCTACGACGTCGCCAGCCAGAAGGTCGCGGCCGTCGATCCGCTCAACCGGGTCTCCACGAACGTGTACGACCCGGCCGGGCGGACGATCGCGACCGGCAACCCGCTGAACCAGCGGACAACGACCGTCTACGACGCCGCCGGCCAGACCCTGGCGACGGTCAACCCGTTGGCCTACCGCACCACCTACGCCTACGACCTGGGCAGGCGGAAGCAGCGGATGACCAACGCCCGGGGTACCTCACCACCTTCCTCTACGACGCGGCCGGCCAGGACGTCGGGTCGATCGACCCGCTCGAACAGGAGACGGCGTACGGGTACGACCTGGCCGGCCGGAAGACCCTGA
- a CDS encoding AAA family ATPase, with amino-acid sequence MTDSSRPSPPPSGPSPVLLPPEVAPSDDLTWRVRQSQFQGESPFGTDPVYERVFDTLARALHRRQHPHALLVGDRGVGKAMVLAELARRATLDTTGFLAAKRFLSVDCRYSPPDEARPRLAAVLAHTCPYPDLVVCLDGLHGLLLPSFGPPNRPILLGALARARCHFIVSLTPREYDDLAADDPEFAEFFARVDIPEPGADTALRLMTHFARGVAEHFQIAINPDAIRQAVTLTTNYVLNDHLPAKALTVLTRACEDADYDRRQLGRSAAEVTPGDVVRVVAERTGVPEDTLRGVADATDYTRALGEVIYGQPDAVREVATELGLIKAGMTDPTKPASVMLFLGQTGTGKTELAKTLARFYSTSKRLRTYTLGNCVEPHSVATIIGVPPGYVGSDRGGRLVNELNADPYGVFLLDEADKAHPDVLQPFLNLFDEGWVTDQRGVKGHAARSIFILTTNVGQRMMADMHRQGKSIAEITAKMKEALGQIRHGKSDRPVFTPEFLARIKRIIVFRPLDKAAIEAVARRQIANLRAGWASARGKQMEVPDELVDYIGAAAHRLDEKAGGKEGGRVVRKLVAEWVEAPLQRAMATDPDGYRACQTVALTFAPTADPPAEGPYPDPQVAIRFE; translated from the coding sequence ATGACCGACTCCAGCCGCCCCTCTCCTCCCCCTTCTGGGCCGTCGCCGGTGCTGCTGCCGCCGGAAGTGGCACCGTCCGACGACCTCACCTGGCGGGTTCGCCAGTCGCAGTTCCAAGGGGAATCACCGTTCGGCACTGACCCGGTTTACGAGCGAGTGTTCGATACCCTGGCTCGCGCCCTGCACCGCCGCCAGCACCCGCACGCCTTGCTCGTCGGGGACCGGGGCGTCGGCAAGGCGATGGTTCTCGCCGAACTCGCCCGCCGCGCGACGCTGGACACGACCGGATTTCTCGCCGCCAAACGGTTCCTGAGCGTGGACTGCCGCTACTCGCCGCCGGATGAGGCCCGTCCCAGGCTCGCCGCCGTCCTCGCCCACACGTGCCCGTACCCCGATCTGGTCGTCTGCCTGGACGGACTCCACGGTCTACTGCTCCCGTCGTTCGGCCCGCCGAACCGGCCGATCTTGCTCGGGGCGCTGGCCCGTGCCCGGTGCCACTTCATCGTCTCCCTCACGCCCCGGGAGTATGACGACCTGGCTGCCGACGACCCGGAGTTCGCCGAGTTCTTCGCCCGGGTCGACATCCCCGAACCCGGTGCCGACACCGCCCTCCGACTAATGACCCACTTCGCCCGCGGAGTGGCCGAACACTTCCAGATCGCTATCAACCCGGACGCCATCCGACAGGCAGTGACGCTCACTACCAATTACGTTCTCAACGATCACCTCCCGGCGAAAGCCCTGACGGTGCTCACCCGGGCCTGCGAGGACGCCGACTACGACCGCCGGCAACTCGGCCGGTCCGCGGCCGAGGTCACGCCCGGGGACGTGGTTCGGGTAGTGGCGGAGCGAACCGGCGTGCCGGAAGACACCCTCCGCGGCGTGGCCGACGCGACCGACTACACCCGCGCGCTGGGCGAGGTCATCTACGGCCAGCCGGACGCCGTCCGGGAGGTGGCGACCGAACTCGGGCTCATCAAGGCCGGCATGACCGACCCGACCAAGCCGGCCTCGGTCATGCTCTTCCTCGGCCAGACCGGGACCGGCAAGACCGAACTCGCGAAGACGCTGGCCCGGTTCTACTCGACCTCGAAGCGGTTGCGGACATACACCCTGGGCAATTGCGTCGAGCCGCACAGCGTGGCCACCATCATCGGCGTGCCGCCCGGGTACGTCGGCAGCGACCGCGGCGGGCGGTTGGTGAACGAGCTGAACGCCGACCCTTACGGCGTCTTCTTGTTGGACGAGGCGGACAAGGCCCACCCGGACGTCCTGCAGCCGTTCCTGAACCTGTTCGACGAGGGATGGGTCACCGACCAACGGGGGGTCAAAGGGCATGCCGCCCGGTCGATCTTCATCCTGACCACGAACGTCGGCCAGCGGATGATGGCGGACATGCACCGGCAAGGCAAGTCGATCGCCGAGATCACGGCCAAGATGAAAGAGGCCCTCGGCCAGATCCGCCACGGCAAGTCGGACCGTCCGGTGTTCACGCCCGAATTCCTGGCCCGGATCAAGCGGATCATCGTCTTCCGCCCACTCGACAAGGCAGCGATCGAAGCGGTCGCCCGGAGGCAGATCGCGAACCTGCGGGCGGGCTGGGCGTCGGCCCGGGGCAAGCAGATGGAGGTGCCGGACGAGCTGGTCGACTACATCGGCGCGGCCGCCCACCGGCTCGACGAGAAAGCCGGCGGGAAGGAAGGCGGGCGGGTGGTCCGCAAACTGGTCGCGGAGTGGGTCGAAGCACCCCTCCAGCGGGCGATGGCGACCGACCCGGACGGGTATCGGGCGTGCCAGACGGTCGCCCTGACGTTCGCGCCAACGGCCGACCCGCCGGCCGAGGGGCCGTACCCCGATCCGCAGGTCGCCATTCGATTTGAATGA